The Plasmodium brasilianum strain Bolivian I chromosome 14, whole genome shotgun sequence genome contains a region encoding:
- a CDS encoding rhoptry neck protein 3, whose amino-acid sequence MNKYWLCISSIYLFLNILSKCKELENKSLTVLANYKYYNDLGNNSKNRRTKGRHNINNSNWSNNNEYSFLSLKASSIFNQHYVAKLINTVLYKGLHTHGYFHRNPAVYESLSRTNFFFYLTVLNKENVKRIVKLISRAHSAKNKKYDVFKKQLMYNFNCPDFQIDDVIKTEMDHALITYNKAKSDSYWGMIDALKSDGLLLARTFMSVSFAQSLRGIIGLINHELIDLCFSNAYLYNNIASFDKLLMNNIFGVIMSYVFKSFLLFFYPLVMPFRGAFAFAMSSFCITQLSKIMFAVYRNVKRLYRISYRKMFYAILKINILKHPDLQEYAMKLLQGDSLILVSKIWKLSYVNVTDHLSGKNLFPVLNNLFEKNLGTGFFDFSHSLFKYVTDALNDLKLLNTKDGELDKETVLKSETFKKVLLILQITRRTLYYEESYIKLAVSNILTKFFTLISVNINYISKMNPKEFFQNDLDSEFKYIYEDQIYETYLQKISSNIVRKPFIKKNIRRINRGSIEFTLSLIKIKLLHYKPSLNFPYSSLYFDEKLKKQLNSSMKLLIKGATGIISGLVNYGEKFKLLKSCPLELAKKLNQPCNYESFEVKKLLFPLNIFINLLIPLFLEYNDVLVDKKVITNMVNFFSVITDSKELYLYEYLKNTVDTIKRSENAELVDINYDDEINKIIHNEIHKVLDEVNTEKINSLKFHSYTMKDEGLYLHNKEGRLYKFSFNQNNRKEFFLKSLNLYTFRNPLMHQVPYIKFEPLNSNNGNLIVGSHADKYEGKLTQCYMCLKEDNDTLVVDVIHHILWASGFSSMIGAVKQYFHQALSWKRALLSMVPTEFYEVHRLYMEKTSKEKDRSQNYFLKKIRKYRFQFNKVTFSRMFKTFLENVLNKINFFNTEESVIILVMSALYALYKNIEKNEIPVNETYKLYQQKLLEAYNPKTSYAYNYETYTMNKIKSYNEHNKIKKYDELPKGNNNNNDNSNDGSGDISNDNGNDNDNNTNNMGDKKQEDINAELTLEDEIVKSTKYLRYEIESREHEKKKIIDHITTLYGEIPNIEKFQDLPSQCYFLLYYDYSSFMMENIMGIDDVMNNIKKEKIKIKGVKNLNHIQNTGTKFATIGQTDLIKILCGTHLFFKKEHIPLDDMYRFEYGNDVVRHLLIIMSLLRIEKKNNRHSWKRFLALEEYLDQRKKYFKTPLKLLYLKMLNVKRVVGYARKKALMTLGKRIKGKRLINIMRYTRFFEIIENAEVINDFYPHSYIKFEDILVFSNVFQKFKYPLIRYTADQQNVKEMLNNFKLAPNTSVNNEKYILRIFRLINLIIKQKFSMDLFSIKKNDNYFSSQFLEKSEHILNKIHFDQKIEQYLSQLIGFLKLLSDMKFTNFLFLRNLYIFIKFYAATDDLDYSIRFSSIYLCNRNYLNFILNSILEFETFKKFIQKLKDNNDLKKYPIDHLNFQVQCYASDNIKTYRASTTDLEKLARYNEIMDYDVQNFYKDYLLLDLFYDDIDIKGLNTYYQKIDQEDQKNVGKTSSIYIAGSKNVASNVLAHDIAMINETVQNYIYLEKFLQKSNVPIIPFEGFTIAPDVNNIDVYFTNKATTAPFYSKNILDQFYIVGKAFTNEYFQKVKCSFVNYPFFLYYWFILNPGKPNIESMSKTGLVKEDDLKPKSKEAKEEEEQLIDEKIVTDILSANYADEEIDNEDLMSEASTSEGEDSELDEGYIRKSFEKKNKFVSNSNSEQYIASDNDTLSNVSEDSSSSADSTTTDESYKTVNSDVNIASYKSANSDTLTESDKTLPKSQSFLDTSNFIKEGWNENNKNSTYTLMEKQNKNEKDDDILDEKEGDQNTLLYKNYSNCGVSDDMHNENMSKEYEMDKIQNENDVNFLQKTEKPTFSFDSTMITEKYVSANNGKHGFFNRSYNMYIPKTSIYRNFHLVIKVVHSVISLNKFSVFTPVEIIKKGLTILNKKRRYIKQNMNPFINKMILDINDTVQKIKSTSEKGYNLPKSDLFSLYKIVEFQLFNQYLIYPPLKRLKQTELKYILDVINEGYYYYINKLVKQLREDLVVKDNIARTLSSFKEYTSFFFDEGTVNLFYQMFKESITCKNVKCFDFLFNDFISRYYNNTVMSITNDDNTFQSLAKIFKENDTLNSLREDIQNIYISSEKKSNETEHNDLESTASSKPKITYEDLVLSSLQFPKKIEPWNCVFTLFNIKHLYMNVGYLLLGVVSTEDFESSNPGSSPGETFYMNV is encoded by the exons ATGAATAAGTACTGGCTTTGTATTTCTTCAATTTACTTATTCCTAAACATACTTTCAAAATGTAAAGAATTAGAGAATAAAAGCCTTACGGTTTTGGccaattataaatattataatgatttag ggaataatagtaaaaatagaagaacAAAAGGAAGACACAATATTAACAATAGTAATTGGTCAAACAATAatgaatattcttttttatccttaAAGGCTAGTTCTATATTTAACCAGCACTATGTTGCAAAGTTAATCAATACAGTATTATATAAGGGACTACATACcc atGGGTACTTTCACCGTAATCCGGCTGTATATGAATCTCTTTCAAGAactaacttttttttctatttaacagtattaaataaggaaaatgtGAAACGTATTGTCAAATTAATATCTAGAGCTCATAGTGCAa agaATAAAAAGTATGATGTATTTAAGAAACAGTTAATGTATAATTTCAACTGCCCTGATTTTCAAATCGATGATGTTATTAAAACTGAAATGGACCATGCtcttataacatataataaagcaaaat CTGATTCTTATTGGGGTATGATTGATGCATTAAAAAGTGATGGATTGTTATTGGCTAGAACATTTATGTCCGTGTCTTTTGCTCAGAGTCTTAGGGGTATAATTGGGCTTATAAATCATGAATTGATAGATCTGTGTTTTTCAAATGCTTATTTATACAATAACATAGCATCTTTTGACAAGCTTCTTATGAACAATATTTTCGGAGTAATTATGTCCTATGTTTTTAAATCATTTCTACTGTTTTTTTACCCCCTGGTTATGCCATTCCGTGGAGCTTTTGCCTTTGCTATGTCATCATTTTGTATTACACAATTGAGTAAGATTATGTTTGCTGTCTATAGAAATGTCAAACGACTCTACCGAATATCTTACAGAAAGATGTTTTAcgcaattttaaaaa taaatatattaaagcaCCCAGATCTTCAAGAATACGCTATGAAATTGCTACAAGGAGATTCCTTAATTCTAGTTTCTAAAATTTGGAAACTCTCTTATGTAAATGTTACAGATCATTTGTctggaaaaaatttatttcctGTTCTAAACAacttatttgaaaaaaatctCGGCACAGGGTTTTTTGATTTCAGTcattctttatttaaatatgttacaGACGCCttaaatgatttaaaattattaaat aCGAAAGATGGGGAACTGGATAAAGAAACTGTACTAAAAAGTGAAACGTTTAAAAAGGTTCTATTGATTCTTCAGATTACTAGAAGAACACTATACTATGAAGAATCATACATCAAATTAGctgtttcaaatatattaacaaaattctTTACCTTAATATcagttaatataaattatattagtaAAATGAACCCTAAAGAATTTTTTCAGAACGATTTAGATTcagaatttaaatatatatatgaagatcaaatatatgaaacatatttacaaaaaatttcttCAAATATAGTTAGAAAaccatttataaaaaaaaatataagaagaaTTAATAGAGGTAGCATTGAGTTCACATTGTCTCTTATTAAGATAAAACTGCTCCATTACAAACCTTCTTTAAATTTCCCTTACTCcagtttatattttgatgaGAAATTAAAGAAACAGTTAAATAGTTCAATGAAGTTATTAATTAAGGGTGCAACTGGAATTATATCTGGTCTTGTTAATTACGGAGAAAAATTCAAACTTCTGAAGAGTTGTCCTTTAGAATTAGCTAAAAAGTTGAACCAGCCATGCAATTATGAATCTTTTGAAGTAAAGAAATTATTGTTTCctctaaatatttttattaatctcTTAATTCCACTATTTTTAGAATATAATGATGTACTAGTagataaaaaagtaataacaaatatggttaatttttttagtgtTATTACTGAttcaaaagaattatatttatacgaatatttgaaaaatactGTTGATACAATAAAAAGGTCAGAAAATGCTGAATTAGTAGATATAAATTACGatgatgaaataaataaaataatacataatgaAATTCACAAAGTATTAGACGAAGTGAACactgaaaaaattaattctttaaaGTTTCATAGTTATACGATGAAAGATGAAggtttatatttacataataaagaaggacgtttatataaattttcatttaatcaaaataatagaaaggaattttttttaaagtcaTTGAACTTATATACTTTTAGAAATCCACTGATGCATCAAGTaccatatattaaatttgaGCCATTAAATAGCAACAATGGTAATTTGATAGTAGGTTCACATGCTGACAAATATGAAGGAAAGTTAACTCAGTGTTATATGTGTTTAAAAGAAGACAACGACACTTTAGTTGTTGATGTAATTCATCACATTCTATGGGCATCCGGA TTTTCTTCCATGATTGGAGCAGTTAAGCAATATTTTCATCAAGCTCTATCGTGGAAAAGGGCTCTTCTAAGCATGGTCCCCACAGAGTTTTATGAAGTTCACAGattatatatggaaaaaacatccaaagaaaaagatagatctcaaaattattttttaaaaaaaattagaaaatatagGTTTCAGTTCAATAAGGTAACCTTTTCGCGTATGTTTAAGacatttttagaaaatgttttaaataaaataaatttctttaatACAGAAGAGTCCGTCATTATATTGGTGATGTCAGCATTGTATGctctttataaaaatattgaaaaaaatgaaattccTGTAAAtgaaacatataaattatatcagCAAAAATTGTTAGAAGCATATAATCCAAAAACTAGTTACgcatataattatgaaacTTACActatgaataaaattaaaagctataatgaacataataaaataaaaaaatatgatgagCTTCCAaaaggtaataataataataatgataacagtAATGATGGTAGTGGTGATATTAGCAATGATAACggtaatgataatgataataatactaataatatGGGTGACAAGAAGCAGGAGGATATTAATGCAGAACTAACTTTAGAAGATGAAATTGTGAAGAGCACAAAATATTTACGATATGAAATAGAATCTAGggaacatgaaaaaaaaaaaattattgatcATATAACGACTCTATATGGAGAAATAccaaatattgaaaaattccAAGATTTACCTTCACAGtgttattttttactctATTATGATTATAGTTCCTTTATGATGGAAAACATAATGGGAATAGATGATGTAATGAACAATattaagaaagaaaaaataaaaataaagggtgttaaaaatttaaatcatATACAAAATACAGGTACCAAATTTGCTACTATTGGACAAACAGATTTAATAAAGATACTTTGTGGaacacatttattttttaagaaagaaCATATTCCTCTTGACGATATGTATAGATTTGAATATGGCAATGATGTTGTGAGACATCTGTTAATCATTATGTCTCTATTAagaatagagaaaaaaaataatagacaTTCATGGAAAAGATTTTTAGCTTTAGAAGAATATTTAGatcaaagaaaaaagtatttcAAAACACCTCTAAAATTGttatacttaaaaatgttaaatgtTAAAAGAGTTGTTGGATATGCTAGGAAAAAGGCATTAATGACTTTAGGTAAACGAATTAAAGGCAAaagattaataaatataatgagaTATACAagattttttgaaattatagaaaatgCTGAAGTTATTAATGATTTCTACccacattcatatataaaatttgaagatattttagttttttctaacgtttttcaaaaatttaagtatCCTCTTATAAGATATACAGCAGACCAACAAAATGTTAAAGAGATGCTGAATAATTTTAAGTTGGCTCCAAATACATCagtaaataatgaaaaatatatattacgaaTTTTTAGacttataaatttaataattaagcAGAAGTTTTCTATGGACTTAtttagtattaaaaaaaatgacaattatttttcttcacaATTTCTAGAAAAGAGTGAACATATCCTGAATAAAATTCATTTCGATCAAAAGATAGAACAGTATTTATCTCAGTTAATTGgatttttaaaacttttatcAGATAtgaaatttacaaatttcttatttttgagaaatttatatattttcataaaattttacgCAGCAACAGATGATCTAGATTATTCAATAAGATTTTCATccatatatttgtgtaacAGAAATTActtgaattttattttaaattcaaTATTAGAATTTGAaacattcaaaaaatttattcaaaaacTGAAAGATAATAATGACTTGAAAAAATATCCTATAGATCATTTAAATTTCCAAGTGCAATGTTATGCTTCTGATAATATTAAAACTTATAGAGCTTCAACAACGGATTTAGAAAAATTGGCTCgttataatgaaattatggATTATGatgtacaaaatttttataaagattatttattattagatttattttatgatgatatagatataaaagGTCTAAATACgtattatcaaaaaattgATCAAGAAGATCAGAAAAATGTAGGTAAAACatcaagtatatatattgctGGGTCAAAAAACGTAGCTTCTAATGTTTTAGCACATGATATAGCCATGATAAATGAAACAgttcaaaattatatatatctagaAAAATTCTTACAAAAATCTAATGTCCCAATAATCCCCTTTGAAGGGTTTACTATTGCACCTGATGTAAATAACATTGATGTGTATTTTACAAACAAAGCTACAACAGCACCTTTTtacagtaaaaatattttggaTCAGTTTTATATAGTTGGGAAGGCATTTACTAAtgaatattttcaaaaagtgAAATGTTCCTTTGTTAACTATCCtttctttttgtattattgGTTTATCTTAAATCCAGGAAAACCAAATATTGAATCTATGAGCAAAACAGGTTTGGTCAAAGAAGATGATTTAAAACCTAAATCAAAAGAAGctaaagaagaagaagaacaattaatagatgaaaaaattgttacAGATATATTATCTGCAAATTATGCGGATGAAGAGATAGATAATGAAGACCTAATGTCGGAAGCTTCAACATCCGAGGGAGAAGATTCCGAATTAGATGAAGGATATATTAGGAAATcatttgaaaagaaaaataaattcgtAAGTAATTCAAACTCAGAACAATATATCGCATCTGATAATGATACTCTATCAAATGTAAGTGAAGATTCATCTAGTAGTGCAGATTCAACAACAACTGATGAATCATATAAAACTGTAAACTCAGATGTAAATATAGCATCATACAAAAGTGCAAACTCAGATACACTTACAGAATCAGATAAAACTTTACCTAAATCTCAATCTTTTCTTGATActtcaaattttattaaagagGGATGGAAcgaaaacaataaaaattctACATACACCCTtatggaaaaacaaaataaaaatgaaaaagatgaTGATATACTAGATGAAAAAGAAGGAGATCAGaatactttattatataaaaattatagtaaCTGTGGAGTTTCAGATGACATgcataatgaaaatatgtcAAAAGAATATGAAATGGATAAgatacaaaatgaaaatgatgtTAATTTCCTTCAGAAAACAGAAAAGCCCACATTTTCATTTGATTCTACAATGATaacagaaaaatatgtaagtGCTAACAACGGAAAACATGGCTTTTTTAATAGATCAtacaatatgtatattccTAAAACCAGTATTTATAGAAACTTTCATCTAGTAATAAAGGTTGTACACTCAGTTATTTCATTAAACAAGTTTTCTGTGTTCACTCCAgtagaaattataaaaaaaggattaactatattaaacaaaaaaagaagatatataaaacaaaatatgaacccatttattaataaaatgattttagatataaatgatacagtacaaaaaattaagtctACTAGTGAAAAGGGATATAATTTACCAAAATCggatttattttctttatataaaatagtcGAATTTCAGTTATTCAATCAATACCTTATCTATCCTCCtttaaaaagattaaaacAAACGGagttgaaatatattttagatgTTATAAATGAGGGgtattattactatataaataaattagtaaAACAATTAAGGGAAGATCTTGTAGTTAAGGATAATATTGCACGAACTCTTTCCAGTTTCAAAGAGTATACAAGTTTCTTTTTTGATGAAGGTACagttaatttgttttatcaaATGTTCAAAGAATCGATTActtgtaaaaatgtaaaatgcTTTGATTTCTTGTTTAATGACTTCATTAGTcgatattataataatacagtAATGAGTATAACAAATGACGATAATACTTTTCAATCACTcgcaaaaatatttaaggaAAACGATACTTTAAATTCATTACGTGAAGATAttcagaatatatatatttcttcagAAAAAAAGTCAAATGAAACAGAACATAATGATTTGGAAAGTACTGCGTCTTCTAAACCTAAAATAACATATGAAGATTTAGTGTTAAGTTCACTTcaatttccaaaaaaaatagaaccATGGAATTGTGTTTTCACTTTATtcaatataaaacatttatatatgaatgttgGTTACCTTCTACTAGGAG TGGTTAGCACTGAGGACTTTGAATCCTCCAACCCGGGTTCGAGTCCCGGCGAGACCTTTTATATGAATGTCTAA